The following DNA comes from Paracoccus methylovorus.
CGCGTCGTCGCGGAAGGAGAGGGCGGTCATGCGGTCCTTTCCTGATGCTGAGGGTTCCCGCACCATAGCGTAAGGGCGGGACCGGTAAACCGGGATTTGCCTCCCGTTGCCTGCTTGCGCCAGCTATCGTCACCGGGAGGTATCCTATCCGGCTGAATTCGCCAGATAACATATTATAGTTGATAAACTTATAGTATGTAAATCGCGATCTTGCCGCGCATGGATATGCGCAAACTGGTCGGCCGGAACTTTGCCCGCCTGCGTCGGGAGAAGGGCCTGACGCAGGAGGAGGTGGAGGTACGTTCGGGCCTGAGCCAGCAATATCTCAGCGGCCTGGAAAATGGTCGCCGCAATCCGACGGTGATCACGCTCTATGAACTGGCGCAGGCCCTGGGCGTCAGCCATGTCGAGCTGGTCGCGCCCGACGACCAGAACTGACGGCGGGTTCGGAGAGATATGCAACGCAACGACTGCCGATCCGCGAGGACCGGCGGCACGTCGATGTCCGGGCCTCACGGCCTGAGCCAGCGCCAGGGCTGATTGGCTCCTGCGCGGCGGTAGGACAGGCGGCGGCAGCGGAAGGCATTCCAGAGGTAATGCAGCGGCTCGTAGCCATGCCACCAGTCGGCGTCGATATCGCCGCAGCGGCCCTCGAAGAGCAGCGCGCCGCTTGCGTCATAGAGGCGGAACTCCATCGGCAGGGCGTCGCCCTGATCCGGGGTGCCGCGGGCGGGAGCGCCGTCAGCGGCTTCGCCGAGGCCGAGGCAATTGCCCCAATGATCGGTGGTGATGATCCAGCGCATGGTCGTATTCCTTTCCGGTGAAGCTGGAGGGGGAGGCGCCCGCCCTGTCGGCGGGGCGCCGGTGTGAGGAAGGGGGGGCGGCTTATGCCGCCACCCCGCGGTGCCGACGGGAAGCGAGGCGCTTGCTGGCCGTGGCGTGATGCTCGGCGCTCAGCTCGATGCCCAGCCAGTCGCGTCCGAGGGACTGCGCCGCCGCCAGCGTCGAGCCCGAACCGCAGAACGGGTCGAGGACCAGATCGCCCGGCTGCGAGAAGGCCCGGATCAGCGGCATCAGCGCCTCGACCGGCTTCTGCGTCGGATGCAGGCGGTTGCCGGTATAGGGGAAGTCGATCACATCCGGGATCGGATCCTCGGGGCGGGCGACATTGCCCTTGGCCAGCAGGTAGGCCTGTTCGTGCTCGTAGCGCAGGAAGGTAGCCGAGGAGGCATAGCGCTTGCGGAAGACCAGATGGCCGACGATGCGGAACCCCGCCGCCTTCCAGGCCTCGAAGAACAGGTCCACCTTGTTCCAGCCGTAGAAGGAGACCGCGAAGCCGCCGGGCTTGAGGACGCGGTGCGCCTCGGCGAAGGCGGGCTTCAGCCAGCGGGCATTGTCGTCATTGGCGACGGTGCGGCCGTCGCGGCCGCGATAGCGGGTGATGTAGGGCGGATCGGTCAGGATGAAATCGACCGAGTTCGCCTCCATGCCGGTCATCAGGCGGGTGCAGTCGCCGTTCAGGACGGTGTTGCGGGGTGTGGTGAGCGGGGTGGCCGGGGCGTCGCCGCGTGGCTGGCGGGAGAAGGCAGAACCGGAGGAAGCGGTGCTGGTGGTATTGGTGAAGGTTGCCATCGTCGTGATCCTTTTTGCTCGACCGGGCCGCGCCCGTCGCGGCCCCGATGGCGGTCGCAGGACCGGAGGCGATCGGCCTCGCACCCGGAACGGGCGCAGCGCAGCGCCCGACGGCCCGGGGCCGGTTCTTTTTGCAGCGCAGAGGCCGCGAGGAGCCCGGCTGGCCCGGGCGGGGAAAAAGGACCGGCGGGACGTTGCGTTCGGCGGATCGAGCCGCAGGCGGTCTTCGGTCAGACCAGCCAGTTGTTCGGGGTTGCGACGGGTATGGTCCCGTGTCAGGCAATGAAGGAAGGATCGCGGCGGTGGTGACCGGCACCGGCCAGCCCGACATATGAAGGGTTCCAGCCCCCGTCGGTTGCACCAGAGGTATAACCGGTCCCTGCGATGAGCCCCAGTCAATCCCGACTGGCGATGCCCCGCCGGATATATGACCTGCATGGAAAGAACCTAGCGATCATCCTGACCAGCTTGGCATCACCCGCAGCGCGGCGCCAGGCAGAACCAGAGGCAGGACGCCATTCTGCGCCCGGCAGGCCGTCCCGCCTTTGCCGAGGTGCATTCCGTCCAGCCCGGCGCCGAGGTCACCTTCTGCCGGACTGGAATCTGGACCTGTTGAAGATGGCGGAAGGCGTGGGGTTCGCGTCCGGCCAGATGTCGGGATCCGCAATCGCTGCGCCGTTCCCGCGACTTTCCTCTGCTACGAGCACGAGCAGTTCACCAGAACCTGCCGCAATAG
Coding sequences within:
- a CDS encoding helix-turn-helix domain-containing protein, with amino-acid sequence MRKLVGRNFARLRREKGLTQEEVEVRSGLSQQYLSGLENGRRNPTVITLYELAQALGVSHVELVAPDDQN
- a CDS encoding DNA methyltransferase, with product MATFTNTTSTASSGSAFSRQPRGDAPATPLTTPRNTVLNGDCTRLMTGMEANSVDFILTDPPYITRYRGRDGRTVANDDNARWLKPAFAEAHRVLKPGGFAVSFYGWNKVDLFFEAWKAAGFRIVGHLVFRKRYASSATFLRYEHEQAYLLAKGNVARPEDPIPDVIDFPYTGNRLHPTQKPVEALMPLIRAFSQPGDLVLDPFCGSGSTLAAAQSLGRDWLGIELSAEHHATASKRLASRRHRGVAA